Proteins encoded together in one Chaetodon auriga isolate fChaAug3 chromosome 20, fChaAug3.hap1, whole genome shotgun sequence window:
- the LOC143338941 gene encoding putative uncharacterized protein MYH16 isoform X2: MKAEDLEYRLEQERRQRGELEKSRRKLEGDSRSTQESLGEMEKNRSGLEDLIKRKDLEINSTSSKLEAEEAINIGLQRKSKELQARIEELEEELEAERAMRAKVEKQRADLTRELDDLTDRLEEAGGITASQMEVNKKREAELQRLRRDLEEASVQSEALAATLRKRHSDAMAELSEQCEALQRVRAKLEKEKQNLRMEVDELAASLDSLQKAKTSSEGQMKKLEEQLSEANRRGDDLQRSLTELSVAKNRLTADNADVGRQMEEAESRAIQLGRSKTLLQSQLEELKKQLDEELKCKQAMSSSLSSVRQECEVLKEQLEEEQESKQELQRLVSKLNSEVTHWRSKHESDTIQHADELEDTKKKLATRLQEAEEAVEATQAKCSSLEKTKQRLQGEVEELCLDLEKASSCGQTLDKKQRILERQLGDWKQKCEELVAEVEGCQKESRQHASELFKLKTAHEESLEQLEALRRENKAYQEEIADLTDQLSDGGKCVHELQKAKKKIEMEKEELQASLEESEAALEAEETKVLRLQLELSQAKGDLERRFQEKEEEAEATRKSHQRALESLQASLDVEVKGRAEGLKLKKKLEADINELELQVDLLTKNNAELGKNSKKMQQQIKELQAQLEEEVRSHEERREDQAAMERRCALLGSEGEETRTALETAERARKALETELQEASDKYSDLNNQFQSALSGRRKLEVDLQTLQQEHEELQGELRGSTDKAKKASCELARVGEELRLEQEHTLHLERVKKGLEAQIKDMSGRLDEAEQMALKGGKKIIQKLEGKVKELELELDSEQKRHAETVKTLRKNERRLKELLFQSEEDQKNQQRMQELVERLQNKMKAYKRQVEEAEEQANMNLAKYRKTVHELDDAEERADIAESALTKIRTKNRGSFGKGYSSGYSTPYPRLVRSPSSVGSEGRGEKILNDDNESVSSLIPAYLDSLKKLMID, from the exons GCTCGCAtcgaggagctggaggaggagctggaagccGAGCGGGCCATGCGAGCCAAG gtggagaagcagagagcagatctAACCAGAGAACTGGATGATCTCACTGACCGACTGGAGGAAGCAGGAGGGATCACTGCCTCACAG ATGGAGGTGAACAAGAAGCgagaggctgagctgcagcgCCTGAGGCGAGACCTGGAGGAGGCCTCTGTCCAGTCAGAAGCGCTGGCTGCGACTCTGAGGAAGCGGCACAGCGACGCCATGGCAGAGCTGAGCGAGCAGTGTGAGGCTCTGCAGAGGGTCAGGGCcaagctggagaaggagaagcagaACCTGAGGATGGAGGTGGACGAGCTGGCAGCCTCTCTGGACAGTCTGCAGAAAGCCAAG ACGTCCTCGGAAGGCCAGatgaagaagctggaggagcagctgtcAGAAGCcaacaggagaggagatgacCTGCAGAGGTCCTTGACTGAGCTCAGTGTGGCCAAGAACAGACTCACAG CTGATAACGCTGACGTGGGTCGACagatggaggaggcagagagcagagccaTCCAGCTGGGCCGCTCCAAGACTCTGCTCCAATCCCAACTGGAAGAGCTGAAGAAACAACTGGACGAGGAGCTCAAG TGTAAGCAGGCGAtgagcagcagcctgagctCAGTTCGGCAGGAGTGCGAGgtgctgaaggagcagctggaggaggagcaggagagcaagcaggagctgcagcgtcTCGTGTCCAAACTCAACAGCGAGGTGACGCACTGGAGGAGCAAACATGAGTCCGACACCATCCAGCACGCCGACGAGCTGGAGGACACCAA GAAGAAGCTGGCAACCAGGCTTCAGGAGGCCGAGGAGGCCGTGGAAGCCACCCAAGCCAAATGCTCTTCACTGGAGAAAACCAAACAGAGGCTgcagggagaggtggaggagctctGCCTGGACCTGGAGAAG GCCAGCAGCTGCGGTCAGACTCTGGATAAGAAGCAGCGGATCCTGGAGAGGCAGCTCGGAGACTGGAAGCAGAAGTGCGAGGAGCTGGTGGCCGAGGTGGAAGGCTGCCAGAAGGAGAGCAGGCAACACGCCAGCGAGCTCTTCAAACTGAAGACGGCCCATGAAGAGtctctggagcagctggaggcccTACGCAGGGAGAACAAGGCCTACCAGG agGAGATAGCAGACCTGACGGATCAGCTCTCAGATGGAGGCAAATGTGTCCACGAGCTCCAGAAGGCAAAGAAGAAGATCgagatggagaaagaagagTTACAGGCCTCACTGGAAGAGTCTGAGGCAGCTTTGGAG gcTGAGGAGACCAAggtgctgaggctgcagctggagttGTCTCAGGCTAAAGGAGACCTGGAGCGCAGATttcaggagaaggaggaagaggcagaagcCACTAG aaaAAGCCACCAGAGGGCGCTGGAGTCCCTGCAGGCCAGCCTGGATGTGGAGGTGAAAGGCAGGGCAGAGGGACTGAAGCTGAAAAAGAAACTGGAGGCCGACATCAacgagctggagctgcaggtcGACCTGCTCACCAAGAACAATGCAGAGCTCGGCAAGAACAGCAAGAAGATGCAGCAACAGATTAAG GAGCTGCAGGCTCAGTTGGAGGAGGAGGTACGGAGCCACGAGGAGCGCAGGGAGGACCAGGCGGCCATGGAACGACGCTGTGCCCTACTGGGCAGCGAAGGGGAGGAGACTCGCACAGCCTTGGAGACTGCGGAGAGGGCTCGCAAGGCCCTGGagactgagctgcaggaggccagTGACAAATACAGCGACCTCAACAACCAG TTCCAGTCGGCTTTGAGCGGGCGGAGGAAGCTGGAGGTGGATCTCCAGACTCTGCAGCAGGAGCACGAGGAGCTGCAAGGAGAGCTGAGAGGATCCACGGACAAGGCCAAGAAGGCCAGCTGCGAG CTGGCGCGAGTTGGGGAGGAGCTGCGTCTGGAGCAGGAGCACACCCTCCACCtggagagagtgaagaaagGTCTGGAGGCTCAGATCAAAGACATGAGCGGCAGGCTGGACGAGGCTGAGCAGATGGCTCTGAAAGGAGGCAAGAAGATCATCCAGAAGTTGGAGGGAAAG gtaaaggagctggagctggaactGGACTCGGAGCAGAAGCGGCACGCTGAGACAGTGAAGACGCTGCGGAAGAACGAGCGCcggctgaaggagctgctgtttCAGTCCGAGGAGGACCAGAAGAACCAGCAGAGGatgcaggagctggtggagaggtTGCAGAACAAGATGAAGGCCTACAAGAGACAAGTGGAGGAGGCT GAGGAACAGGCTAACATGAACCTGGCGAAGTACAGGAAGACCGTCCACGAGCTGGATGACGCTGAGGAGCGAGCTGACATCGCTGAGTCAGCGCTCACCAAGATCAGGACCAAGAACAGAGGCAGCTTCGGCAAAGGATACTCCTCT GGTTACAGCACCCCGTACCCCCGCCTGGTCAGGTCACCCAGCTCTGTGGGCTCggagggcagaggagagaagatcCTCAATGACGACAACGAGTCCGTCAGCTCCCTCATCCCGGCGTATCTGGACTCCCTCAAGAAGCTCATGATTGACTAG